Within Ictalurus furcatus strain D&B chromosome 3, Billie_1.0, whole genome shotgun sequence, the genomic segment tggaggtgtgtttggggtcattatcatgctggaatactgcatactgatcatgctctgcttcagtatgtcacagtacatgttgtcattcatggttccctcaatgaactgtagctccccagtgccggcagcactcatgcagccccagaccatgacactcccaccaccatgcttgactgtaggcaagacacacttgtctttgtactcctcacctggttgccgccacacacgcttgacaccatctgaaccaaataagtttatcttggtctcatcagaccataggacatggttccagtaatccatgcccttagtctgcttgtcttcagcaaactgtttgcgggctttcttgtgcatcatctttagaagaggcttccttctgggacgacagccatgcagaccaagttgatgcagtgtgtggcatatggtctgagcactgacaggctgacccccacccctacAACCTctgcaatgctggcagcactcatacgtctatttcccaaacacaacctctggatatgacgctgagcacgtgctctcaacttctttggtcgaccatggcgaggcctgttctgagtggaacctgtcctgttaaaccgctgtatggtcttggccaccgtgctgcagctcagtgtcagggtcttggcaatcttcttatagcctaggccatctttatgtagagcaacaattctttttttcagatcctcagagagttcaatgccatgaggtgccatgttgaacttccagtgaccagtatgagggagtgtgagagtgatgacaccaaatttaacacacctgctccccattcacacctgagaccttgtaacactaacaagtcacatgacaccggggagggaaaatggctaattgggcccaatttggacattttcacttaggcgtgtactcacttttgttgccagcagtttagacattaatggctgtgtgttgagttattttgaggggacagcaaatttacactgttatacaagctgtacactcactactttacattgtagcaaagtgccatttcttcagtgttgtcacatgatataatcaaatattttatttaatattaagatataatcaaatatttacaaaaatgtgaggggtgtactcatgtGAGGggtgatactgtatatatatatatatatatatatatatatatatatatatatatatatatatatatatgcactatTATATTGCCTTGTACTGCTATTAAGTTAGCCTTCTTTGACTCTATATATATGAAATCACAATAAACTCAGTTCATCAATTACCACAAAAGGTTACAGCATCAACAAAGTGATAATCTTGAGAGAATGAAACCATGGGCTGAAAATATTACTCATGTTATTGATCTTAAAcacatgttttgttcattttatagacttacgggtgccaataattttgaaccTTCCTGTACATAATGTAATGACTTACACAGCAGCATAGAGTCCTCCACAGCAAGAGTGAATGAAACCTCTTACAACAGTATGAAGAACAAAGGACATCAACTAtgacagtgagggagagaaaatgATATTTACAATGATATGTACACATAAATATAGATATCCATGCACAAAGGTATGTATACAAGTGTGTGTACTACCTGGAGAGGAAGGTTGTCTATCAAGCATGTGGTGCCAAACAACACCAGCAAGAGATTAGTGAAGATAAAAGCTGTGATTGCATTGGTGAGTTTCTggatctttctgtctctcttgggTGGCCTGTGGgaaaatattcattaacataTTAATAGTGATAGATTATGAAATGAATTAAACTGAGCTACTTGTTAGAGCTATGTTGTCTTCTCCACTCTCTATAGCCACCTGTTCTCTCCATCCACCAAACTACTGTCCTCCTCGCACTCTTTCATCTTCCAGTCCATGATGTAGCCAATAAGAGGGGAGGTCAGGAGACACAGCAGCTGCATAGTGCCGAAGATAGACGAGTAGAGGCTCACTGAGGAAATGCATACAGCACATATCAGATATTACATACTACAACATCCTTGAAATGAAAATAGTAAATGCATTCatggaaaatgtctaaattgCCCTCCTTGTTAACTTAATTTTGGAGTTTTCTTACCTTGCTCTTCTGCTTCTTTCACCAACTCTTCTGGAGCTGGAGCAGAAGAGAGATAGAAGATAAAGTTAAGCATGTAAACacacatataaaacatattgtCTGTTTCACTGAGAATGTTTTCAATGGTTGAGTATTATGTGTGAGGCCATGCCCTCATCGGACTGGACGCACTTTAATGCATTTTGCCTTAAGTATTCAGAATGCCGAACATTTTTGACATAGCTACagaatccacccatccatccatccacccacccatccactcaaccatccatccacccaaccatccatccatccatccacccatgcaTCCACCCCTCTTCCATACCATTTATGTTGCACAGGGTcgcgaggagcctggagcctatcccagggacctcggggcacaaggcaggagacactctggacggggtgccaacccaccacagggcacaatcacacacattcacacactacagacaatttagagatgccaaacagcctacagtgcatgtctttggactcgggttgaaaacctgagtacccagaggacacctcaaagcactgggagaacatgcaaacttcatgcatacagggcagaggcgggattcgaacccccatccCCACgaggcaaacttgctaaccactaagccaccgtgcctccCACCCCtacagaatattttaaataaatgcgaACAAATTGGCATTCTGTATAaacatattatttttcatttgctctCAGTCCCCTGGAACTCTGTTTTTGTATGAATATGAGGTTACACAGATGCAAACCTCTGTCATCCACTACTATGGGAAAAGCCAAAGAACTTTTAACATAAAAGAGACAAATGGTTGTTGATCTGCACAAACCAAGTAattgatataaaaatataagtggagttaaaaataaaaaaataaaaaattcaggcCATGTCTGCAAAGCATCTTCACTGTtcactggcaaaaaaaaaaaaagttcgaTATTTGACAGCAAATGTACTTATACTATAAGCACACTGCCCACCCACACAGTGAGGAGGATggagaaggagggaaaaaaaagaacaaatatcCCAGTTTCATAATTGCACAGTTTTGTGCATAAATTGTAAATTGTACAtaaattgttgtatttgttAAGATTCAAAATCAAGCGTTAAAAATCCCTTTCATAACAACAAACTGTTCGGAATAACAGTTTTCTGGAGGACATGGCATCTGTGTAACTAAGTCACATCTGATTCAACCTTTAATTTCGAAATCAGTCAAGTAGGGCAGTATGGGATGCTCACCATTGGGGTCACCATGTGTAACCAAGAACTCCAACATCTTATTCATGGCTCCCATATAAAATATGATGCGGAGCTGGGTGATCGCCATGGTGATCAAACTCCACAAGAAGATGGCAGAACACACAGAGCGGCGAAATGGCTGGGCACCTAAAAGTACACAGACACCACATGTAATACGGTATGCTTTTCTGTGATTGCAGATGTGTGCAAGcactgtatgtatgcatatgtTTGTGTAACTCTCACCCTGGCACTGTGCAGCTGCTCCATTGCTTTGTTTATACTCATCCAAAACCTGTTTTTTAGTAATTTCCCGCGCTACAGTGGTTACATGACTATAGCAGCGATCCCCTGTCACTTTATGATCCATTGCTACACCACTCAGCTTTACTTTTTTACTGTAAtatggaaaaaaaggaagaaattaagcaaatatttttatacaaatgaataaacaaatgtacAAATTATTGTGCAACTATTCTACTCTGTAGTATTCAGTTGACACCGGTTCTTAGACATtcttttagaagaaaaaaaaaggttacattTAGAACTTTTAGGGCTTTTTCAGCAAGGAGAACCCTTACAGGTTGTATGTAGACCTGTATAACAGAGTGTTTCCCTAACAGAAGATCCCTTTTGGAAGTTAAGAACCCCTgactacacaaaaacagaaccaTTTTCTAACAGTGAAGTGTGAAGTCATTTTGCTTTGTCTCTTTTTGTGTCAGTGTTTACAAAgacatacacaatatatagGTAACACTTTAGAATATGGATCCActacacaggaagaaatgaatGATACAATATTAACTTTCTAATAACTGCTATTAACATAACTAGAAACTCTGATTAACGAATTAGTAAGTAATAGCACACAGATGAATGCAGTGGTTCACTATTAACTAATcaataactactatttctttcatgtcTCCCGGAGAACTACTAAGCAACTATATACAGTTTCATAATTAATGCGAAACAGCTACTGTTAACGAATAGACAAGATTGTTTACATAATCAATAGGTAATAGCAGACTTATGATTTGGGTAAGCTGTTTGTGAGAGACCAAGGCAGTCAAGGCACAAAGGACACAGTTTCCCCCTAAAAAAAGAGTTTGACGAATCAAAATGTAGATTTTGACTGAACagaagcaaacaaataaatcaacagaGGTGGCAATACAGACGGACTAGTCCACTTTAGACACAGAGggggaaaacaaaacactacaaacatcaaagtaaaacattaaagacaagGCCAGCTgaataattgaaataaagtgttacccaatatacagtatagtgtttGCATTAAAGATAAATGTACAGAATGGAATACTGACGTGTAGCTGATCTCCTCAGGGGCGGGAAAAGGCTCCACGGGCCAATTAAGAAAGCAGTTGAGGAAGACAAGACATGCCAAGCTTGCCCACACCCAGAAGATCAAGCGGAATGACACCCCCAGATCATAGATTAACTAAAGACAGGAACcaaacattagcattttttaaatgattattctGTCTGGAGCAAGGTTAAGCTAGTGCTGTAAGTATACGCTTGAAGACCATACTCTTTTTATGTACAAGTAATTAGAGCTTCATTTAACCTAGGCATAACATCCATGCCTGCAATAAGACCTCCAGGCTGGCAGAGGGTAATCTCACCTGAGTACTGACTTACAATGTACACCTACTTTTCATTGTCTTGCCTTGAAAAACCATTCCAAGTTTCTGCTATAtaagttttaaaaagtatttctcagctgaaatatgtttctattTTGCATATCATTTTTGACTAAACTGATTATCATGTGCTCTTACATCAGTGctgaaataatcactgattaacTCAGTGGATTTCATTCTGTTGGTTAAATTtccaattttttaaaagcatttcaaCATAGTGTAAGCAATGTGCACTGCAGATAATTTGACAGCTGGTATTATGTACATTTCACTATGGCACATAACCAAAAACTTGATGAGGAAAACATACTTAGCTACTCTGGCACCTTTAGACAAATTGACCATGTgcctacacacactgtattctTGCTAAATGAATTCTTTAAGTTCTGTTTGATTATGGTTTTCCTCATCATCTGTGTACCGGATCTTGtctattttgcttttttttttgctattttgtaatttggatttgtctgcctgctttgtaaataaactttttaatAAACTTCTCCACATGATAGGTTCTCCATAACACCCTTTTCAGTCTGTTGTGTTATATTAGTCTAGTACTATGCTCTCCATGGTGAAATGAACTGGGTTCAGTGGAGGTCCAGaacaaatatttcacattaaatttgAACCAGAATTTGTCCTGTTATAAAAACTTCTTCACAGCTTTCCTCTAGGTTCCTGTCCACACCTCATTTGGCAACCAAGGCATTAAGGGTTAAGTACCTTGACACCCAATGCAAAATGTTTACATGCAATGACGTTGCAGTGCCTTAATTATGTTTGAATTATGTTTAGCGTTTTAATTTTGTCTATTTAAGGAGACTGACGTTGTGTAAGTTAGTACTTTGTGTCATACCTTGACTCCTGGGAAGGTAACCGCAGAGGAAGCATAAGAACCGATCATGAGTGAAAGAATGGTGGAACGCACATTTCCAAACATGTTGGGGAGCTGAGGAAACAAGATATTAATTTACGTTTATTTGTCTGGAATATCATCTGGAACATGGtttacaactgagcagttgggGGTTAAAAGAATACTCAACCCAGTCTCTATCTACTGAATGTCTACTACATTGCATGTTTTACCATGAACAATATGTACTGAGAAAAGTATATGAAAATATGTTTACTTGAAGCTCACTAAAGACTAAGGGTCTAAGGGCACAGGGCAAATCCTTTCAGAAACATGATTGTTTTTTCAGGTGGCAGAACTTGGGGCTATACATTACCAACATAACCAGTACCAGATTCAGGAAAGTGTGAGTACATGAAATTTCTTTTAACTGTATTCCTCCAAGGAACACTCCATGGTGACACAGCTCTTCCTCACAGCTCTAGGGTCCCCAATTTGTATGTGTGGAGTTTAGCATTTTCtctcactgtccaaaaacaagGTGGAAGGTGGACTGGTGAGTCTAAGGGTATTTCTCAAAACGAAGACAGCGTCCTAGTGAATCTGTGATGTTCCTAGAACAGTCCTTCTGAGGTTTCTAGGCTAGACTCCTCCTCAGCATTGAATGCTAGAATGAGACGGCCTAGTAAGTCCACACGGCTACATCATGGCTACATCATGAACGTTTCCGCTCCTGTTATGGCAGTATTACGGTGAATTGCTAGTAACACTGTAACCATAAAAGTAATgccataatattttttataaatacgactgatttttttgtaattgtagtATTGTAatactattttaaaataatttaggaaaaaaatctttatatgAATTGACTTCTAACTACTATATAATGCAATACGGTGAATGCGAATCATATGACAACCGTCTGTGGTCTCGCCGTGGTTTATAACACTGGCAGCATTTAATttacaacaaaacaatacaaaagaaAACACGAATGCCTTCATCTCCGAAAACATTTTCCGTCTTACATTTCATAACAAACTCGGGGCGAGCTTAGTGCCGACCCGTGTCCCAGCTTTTTTTTCCGTGAATTTTGGAATGTGTGCTAAGGATTGTGGGTGATTAGAGGACAGAAGGATACACTTAAGCATCCTTCAATATCTGCCGAACGAAGGCCAGGAAATGAAGGCTGCCTTCAAAAGATCCTTCAAATTGAGACGGTCTTCGACGTGGCAGCCGAGATATGCAACCTTCCTAGGACATAGCCTTCCATTTGAGAAACACCCTAAATTGCATTGAGTGTACATGGTGTCTGACATCCAATCCAGGATGTATTTACACCTCACCCCAAGTGTTCACAGGATGGGCTCCAGATTCACTGCCACCCTAACCAGAATAAAGTGGTTATTTaagatgcatgaatgaatgtctTGCTACAGTATCtggttgttttggttttaactTATAGTCATGTTTATAAACTGTACTGACCGTACAGAGAATATAGTCATCAATGAAATTCAGCATCTACCATCCGGTTTCCAttaggtatgaatgagtgtgtgaatgtttatgtACACTgtattgtgccctgtgatgaactgcAGTCCTAGCCAGAGTGTATTCCTATCTTGCACCTAGTGATCCCAGGGCAGACTCCAGACTTACCACAACCCTAACCAGGATATTGCGggtattgaaaataaatgaatgaatgaatgaatgaattttccATTCTTCtctcagtacagggaaacaTGTTGAAATTCTTGTTTGCTGTATTTACACATATCCTACAGGTGCAGTGGATAGAAGTTAGCTTGAAAAATGCTGGAGTATTTACTCAAGCCTCTTGTCCAAGACACATCTTTGGCTCTTGGCCAATCATGAAAGTTGAATCCACAACTTTACAGTGACTACCACAcaactttaaccactgagctgttTTCTGGTTTAAGACCTGAACTGCATGTCCACAGCCAGCAGGGGACGTGTTGTAGTAGTGCAAAAAGTGGGAGACACAGCTGTATTTAATTCAGCACTCAACCCAGAAGACTTGTCTTCTTATAAtaaatttttctttatatagatttctatttctattacaTAGCCCACAATCATATGTCTCTGAAAAACAGAGAAACTCAGTAGGAGGATGTGCAAGGCTTTGTCCttaagttttaaaatgtaaagtcCGTAAAGTATTCAAACCCCTTCACTATTACCTCATTCCTCATGTtcattttagcttttttttctctcattaaaatattccataatgacaataataataataataataataataataataataataacaataataataatccagttTGTGAATATGTATGGCAGGGATGTCAGCTCTGTCCTTAGGTTTAAAACTATGCAAAGAATATGAACCCATTGAACCCTGGGCCAGCATGAACAGCATGTCTCACAAAATGAACCTTCATAATATTTAGAAACATTTATAGCCAGAAAGAgaaatagtaatataataaaaggtaatgtgcaaaatgttaaaatttaaattttacaaATGTAATTTGCTAGTCATGCTAGAAACGCAGTAAACAGGGAGAGCTCTACATGACTAGCCTCTACATTTGTATTACTGTGactttttttcccattctttCTTTACTTGCTTCTGCTCTCCCTTTCATTTTTAtatctttccttctttcatgCTCACTATAATTTTTTAATGTGCCAGATAAATATGGATTAGCATGTGTACACACCCCCACTTGAAATTCTTTCCCCTTACATGACTCTGCTTATGAATCATCcaatgcatctctctctctctctctctctctctctctctctctctattccctttTAACCCAAACTTTTCTGTCCATACTCTGTTTTGCCatctctatatctgtctctctgaggtatttatatttattctgacCAAAAAGACATGGCATGGAGAcagaaaaactaaataaatgatcCATTATATGTACGAGAAGGAAGTACATGCGGCTCTAAAACTACAGAGAAAATACTCACTATTCATCTGTTTCACTATATTCAATAaagttataaacagtgtatAGATTGAGAAGAATGACAACATGTGGATTGGAGAAAAGGAGTGGAAAGggtgagatggagagaaagggaTAGGACAGTAGAACTGCAAGttggagagcaagaaagagagagagagtttg encodes:
- the slc43a1b gene encoding solute carrier family 43 member 1b isoform X2; translated protein: MAPSLSQAYRRRWWMALTAIIENLLFSAVLLGWGSLLIMLKAEGFYSHLCIENETEHHVNRSLEEGSVWLSCVEQEEILNLGFTIGSFIISAATLPLGILMDKYGPRPLRLLGSSCFAFSMILIAVAGYDPSILSPLIFIAVSFNGFGGICLTFTSLTLPNMFGNVRSTILSLMIGSYASSAVTFPGVKLIYDLGVSFRLIFWVWASLACLVFLNCFLNWPVEPFPAPEEISYTKKVKLSGVAMDHKVTGDRCYSHVTTVAREITKKQVLDEYKQSNGAAAQCQGAQPFRRSVCSAIFLWSLITMAITQLRIIFYMGAMNKMLEFLVTHGDPNAPEELVKEAEEQVSLYSSIFGTMQLLCLLTSPLIGYIMDWKMKECEEDSSLVDGENRPPKRDRKIQKLTNAITAFIFTNLLLVLFGTTCLIDNLPLQLMSFVLHTVVRGFIHSCCGGLYAAVYPCNHFGTLTGLQSLMSALFALLQQPLFVFMLGPLRGDPYWINFGLLIFSVLGFLLPGYLFYHRRQLIKQKKVRDQATTDQSEVVCNQSANGPEKLYSDGLDTDKI
- the slc43a1b gene encoding solute carrier family 43 member 1b isoform X1 translates to MAPSLSQAYRRRWWMALTAIIENLLFSAVLLGWGSLLIMLKAEGFYSHLCIENETEHHVNRSLEEGSVWLSCVEQEEILNLGFTIGSFIISAATLPLGILMDKYGPRPLRLLGSSCFAFSMILIAVAGYDPSILSPLIFIAVSFNGFGGICLTFTSLTLPNMFGNVRSTILSLMIGSYASSAVTFPGVKLIYDLGVSFRLIFWVWASLACLVFLNCFLNWPVEPFPAPEEISYTKKVKLSGVAMDHKVTGDRCYSHVTTVAREITKKQVLDEYKQSNGAAAQCQGESYTNICIHTVLAHICNHRKAYRITCGVCVLLGAQPFRRSVCSAIFLWSLITMAITQLRIIFYMGAMNKMLEFLVTHGDPNAPEELVKEAEEQVSLYSSIFGTMQLLCLLTSPLIGYIMDWKMKECEEDSSLVDGENRPPKRDRKIQKLTNAITAFIFTNLLLVLFGTTCLIDNLPLQLMSFVLHTVVRGFIHSCCGGLYAAVYPCNHFGTLTGLQSLMSALFALLQQPLFVFMLGPLRGDPYWINFGLLIFSVLGFLLPGYLFYHRRQLIKQKKVRDQATTDQSEVVCNQSANGPEKLYSDGLDTDKI